A part of Kitasatospora acidiphila genomic DNA contains:
- a CDS encoding sec-independent translocase produces MFFDIGPLEMITLVVMAVIIFGPDKLPKLIQDSVGFIRKIRSFADGAKADIRKELGPEFKDFEFEDLNPKTFVRKNLIGDGADPLGFKEINDSLGIDTLRQELDVRSLLDDKPGTSLGAKPVAAAGGHRPAADTGTPLAAGERAPFDPDAT; encoded by the coding sequence GTGTTCTTCGACATAGGCCCACTTGAGATGATCACGCTGGTCGTGATGGCGGTCATCATCTTCGGGCCGGACAAGCTGCCCAAGCTGATCCAGGACAGCGTGGGGTTCATCCGCAAGATCCGCTCGTTCGCGGACGGCGCCAAGGCGGACATCCGCAAGGAGCTCGGCCCCGAGTTCAAGGACTTCGAGTTCGAGGACCTCAACCCGAAGACCTTCGTGCGCAAAAACCTGATCGGCGACGGCGCCGACCCGCTGGGCTTCAAGGAGATCAACGACAGCCTGGGGATCGACACCCTCCGCCAGGAGCTGGACGTGCGGTCGCTGCTCGACGACAAGCCGGGCACCTCGCTCGGGGCCAAGCCGGTGGCCGCCGCGGGCGGCCACCGGCCCGCTGCGGACACCGGGACGCCGCTGGCCGCCGGCGAGCGCGCGCCGTTCGACCCCGACGCCACCTGA
- a CDS encoding zf-HC2 domain-containing protein, whose product MSGAGRSEARRAASSRADDGIAQLPELRPIAVRQPESAGEHHLGDRLTAYLDGELGHDARERVQAHLATCPQCLAEADAARGVKQLLTRTAAPGPSGALMARLLAVAALPDDDVPPASQGPEGGAPAAEEPFTEPTGPTLGGSRLTGGSFGRGASFGGNALGAGAPLPPADPRAHQGGRFGDVRLWSGRRGTGEGPAVAERRRPAAALPFTRPAVPRGRRLVVAAAGAFSVAAVTLGGFGSLGLAAVAGDSPVDDQHGTAVNPQVPGGNTPVLPVNEPMSVDFPSHSHIGHPYDLVSSIPTGGAANPVVNGHQLP is encoded by the coding sequence GTGAGCGGGGCAGGCCGGTCCGAGGCCAGGCGCGCGGCGTCCAGCCGGGCGGACGACGGGATCGCACAGCTGCCGGAGCTCCGTCCGATAGCGGTCCGACAGCCGGAGTCGGCCGGGGAGCACCACCTCGGCGACCGGCTCACCGCCTATCTGGACGGTGAGCTGGGCCATGACGCCCGCGAGCGGGTGCAGGCCCACCTGGCCACCTGCCCGCAGTGCCTGGCCGAGGCCGACGCGGCGCGCGGGGTCAAGCAGCTGCTCACCCGCACCGCGGCACCCGGCCCGTCCGGGGCGCTGATGGCCCGGCTGCTGGCGGTCGCCGCCCTGCCGGACGACGACGTTCCCCCGGCCTCCCAGGGCCCCGAGGGCGGCGCGCCCGCCGCCGAGGAGCCGTTCACCGAGCCGACCGGGCCGACGCTCGGCGGCAGTCGGCTGACCGGCGGCTCGTTCGGTCGCGGTGCCTCCTTCGGCGGCAACGCACTCGGCGCCGGCGCGCCGCTGCCGCCGGCCGACCCCCGGGCCCACCAGGGCGGGAGGTTCGGCGACGTGCGGCTGTGGAGCGGGCGGCGCGGCACCGGCGAGGGCCCGGCGGTCGCCGAGCGCCGGCGTCCGGCCGCGGCGCTGCCGTTCACCCGCCCGGCGGTGCCGCGCGGGCGGCGGCTGGTGGTCGCGGCCGCCGGCGCCTTCTCGGTCGCGGCGGTGACCCTGGGCGGCTTCGGCAGCCTCGGCCTGGCCGCGGTGGCGGGGGACAGCCCGGTGGACGACCAGCACGGGACGGCCGTCAATCCGCAGGTGCCGGGGGGCAACACCCCGGTGCTGCCGGTGAACGAGCCGATGTCGGTCGACTTCCCGTCCCACTCGCACATCGGCCATCCGTATGACCTGGTGAGCTCCATCCCCACCGGCGGGGCGGCCAATCCGGTGGTGAACGGCCACCAGCTGCCGTAG
- the sigE gene encoding RNA polymerase sigma factor SigE, whose protein sequence is MNQSAHAPLDPSFDAAESAEPSAPAVLATFNEGPGAQGWTPPSWEEIVEAHSARVYRLAYRLTGNQHDAEDLTQEVFVRVFRSLSTYTPGTFEGWLHRITTNLFLDMVRRRQRIRFDALAEDAAERLASREPSPAQAFSDTHFDADIQQALDTLAPEFRAAVVLCDIEGLSYEEIAATLGVKLGTVRSRIHRGRSHLRAALKHRAPGAAPGRIRRGGSSAELEPVPVGAVAAEAAVGLPGGSGRRRS, encoded by the coding sequence ATGAACCAGTCTGCGCACGCTCCCCTGGACCCCTCGTTCGACGCCGCCGAGTCCGCCGAGCCCTCGGCCCCCGCCGTGCTCGCGACCTTCAATGAGGGACCGGGCGCGCAGGGCTGGACGCCGCCCAGCTGGGAGGAGATCGTCGAGGCGCACAGCGCCCGGGTCTACCGCCTGGCCTACCGGTTGACGGGCAATCAGCACGACGCCGAGGACCTCACCCAGGAGGTCTTCGTCCGGGTCTTCCGGTCGCTCTCCACCTACACCCCCGGCACCTTCGAGGGCTGGCTGCACCGGATCACCACCAACCTCTTCCTGGACATGGTCCGCCGCCGGCAGCGGATCCGGTTCGACGCGCTCGCCGAGGACGCCGCCGAGCGGCTGGCCAGCCGTGAGCCCAGCCCGGCCCAGGCGTTCAGCGACACCCACTTCGACGCCGACATCCAGCAGGCGCTGGACACCCTGGCCCCCGAGTTCCGCGCCGCCGTGGTGCTGTGCGACATCGAGGGGCTGTCCTACGAGGAGATCGCCGCCACCCTGGGCGTCAAGCTCGGCACCGTGCGCAGCCGGATCCACCGGGGCCGCTCGCACCTGCGGGCCGCCCTCAAGCACCGGGCCCCGGGCGCCGCGCCCGGCCGGATCCGGCGTGGTGGCTCCAGTGCGGAGCTGGAGCCCGTGCCGGTGGGGGCGGTGGCCGCCGAAGCGGCCGTCGGACTGCCGGGCGGGAGCGGACGGAGGCGATCGTGA
- a CDS encoding O-methyltransferase: MIDFGPTAATLADTYVGEDAVLTYARSQAARTGITSVSPSGGACLRLLAATLGAKAVAEIGTGTGVSGLYLLRGMRADGILTTVDPEPIRQELAREAYLAAGFAANRARFIPGRALEVLPRLADGQYDLVFCDGDAAESYSYLAESLRLLRPGGVVCFEGVFQQGRLTDPALDDPETGAMRELVQAVRESDLLLPALLPISDGLLCAVKR; the protein is encoded by the coding sequence ATCATCGACTTCGGGCCCACGGCTGCGACCCTCGCCGACACCTACGTCGGCGAGGACGCCGTGCTGACCTACGCCCGGTCGCAGGCGGCCCGCACCGGCATCACCTCGGTCAGCCCCAGCGGCGGCGCCTGCCTGCGGCTGCTGGCCGCCACGCTGGGCGCCAAGGCGGTGGCCGAGATCGGCACCGGCACCGGGGTGTCCGGGCTGTACCTGCTGCGCGGCATGCGCGCGGACGGCATCCTGACCACCGTCGACCCGGAGCCGATCCGCCAGGAGCTGGCCCGGGAGGCGTACTTGGCGGCGGGCTTCGCCGCCAACCGGGCGCGGTTCATACCCGGCCGGGCCCTGGAGGTGCTGCCGCGCCTCGCCGACGGCCAGTACGACCTGGTGTTCTGCGACGGGGACGCCGCGGAGTCGTACTCGTATCTCGCAGAATCGTTGCGGCTGCTGCGCCCCGGTGGGGTGGTCTGCTTCGAGGGGGTGTTCCAGCAGGGCCGGCTGACCGATCCGGCGCTGGACGATCCGGAGACCGGCGCGATGCGCGAACTGGTCCAGGCGGTCCGCGAGAGCGACCTGCTGCTGCCGGCCCTGCTGCCGATCAGCGACGGCCTGCTCTGCGCGGTCAAGCGCTGA
- a CDS encoding DUF3117 domain-containing protein encodes MAAMKPRTGDGPLEVTKEGRGIIMRVPLEGGGRLVVELTPDEASALGEALKQACG; translated from the coding sequence ATGGCGGCCATGAAGCCGCGGACGGGTGACGGCCCGCTGGAGGTCACCAAGGAGGGGCGGGGCATCATCATGCGAGTTCCGCTCGAAGGCGGCGGTCGCCTGGTGGTGGAGCTCACTCCGGACGAGGCGAGCGCCCTTGGCGAAGCTCTGAAGCAGGCCTGCGGCTGA
- a CDS encoding enoyl-CoA hydratase/isomerase family protein: protein MSDSVLYERDGALAVITINRPDAMNALDVPTKVALRDIVTEAANDPEVRAVLLAGAGDKAFCVGQDLKEHLGLLKRAEETGEAPLKTVAEHYNPLVRALAGMRKPTVAAVNAVAAGAGASLAFACDFRIVADTAGFNTSFAGVALTADSGASWTLPRLVGHARATELLMFPRTVKAAEALTLGLATRVVPTAELAATAREFAQQLANGPTVAYGAIKTALDFGASHTLSETLDKEDELQTLAGASEDHRIAVRAFIAKEQPKYVGR from the coding sequence ATGTCTGATTCCGTCCTCTACGAGCGCGACGGCGCGCTCGCCGTGATCACCATCAACCGGCCGGACGCGATGAACGCGCTCGACGTGCCGACCAAGGTGGCGCTGCGGGACATCGTGACCGAGGCCGCGAACGACCCCGAGGTCCGCGCGGTGCTGCTCGCCGGCGCGGGCGACAAGGCGTTCTGCGTCGGCCAGGACCTCAAGGAACACCTGGGGCTACTGAAGCGGGCCGAGGAGACCGGCGAGGCGCCGCTGAAGACGGTGGCCGAGCACTACAACCCGCTGGTGCGGGCGCTCGCCGGGATGCGCAAGCCCACGGTGGCCGCGGTCAACGCGGTGGCCGCCGGCGCCGGCGCCTCGCTCGCCTTCGCCTGCGACTTCCGGATCGTGGCCGACACCGCGGGCTTCAACACCTCGTTCGCCGGGGTCGCGCTGACCGCCGACTCGGGCGCCTCCTGGACGCTGCCGCGGCTGGTCGGGCACGCCCGGGCGACCGAGCTGCTGATGTTCCCGCGCACCGTCAAGGCGGCCGAGGCGCTCACCCTCGGGCTCGCCACCCGGGTCGTGCCCACCGCCGAACTGGCGGCCACCGCGCGGGAGTTCGCCCAGCAGCTGGCGAACGGTCCGACCGTCGCCTACGGCGCCATCAAGACCGCGCTGGACTTCGGCGCCAGCCACACGCTGAGCGAGACCCTGGACAAGGAGGACGAGCTGCAGACCCTGGCCGGGGCCAGCGAGGACCACCGGATCGCGGTGCGCGCCTTCATCGCCAAGGAGCAGCCGAAGTACGTCGGCCGCTGA
- a CDS encoding DNA-3-methyladenine glycosylase I produces the protein MSALVTGPDGLLRCPWGGGADDYREYHDTEWGRPVHGEDPLFERICLEAFQSGLSWITILRRREGFRAAFAGFRIAEVARFTEQDAARLLADPGIIRNRAKIEASIANARAAEALAGGLDALVWQFAGDPDRPAPRTPAEVPAVTPESTALAKELKRNGFRFVGPTTVYALMQACGLVNDHLAGCHVRQMIG, from the coding sequence GTGAGCGCCCTGGTGACCGGCCCCGACGGTCTGCTGCGCTGCCCGTGGGGCGGTGGGGCCGACGACTACCGGGAGTACCACGACACCGAGTGGGGCCGTCCGGTGCACGGCGAGGATCCGCTGTTCGAGCGGATCTGCCTGGAGGCCTTCCAGTCCGGGCTCTCCTGGATAACCATCCTGCGCCGCCGCGAGGGGTTCCGTGCCGCCTTCGCCGGCTTCCGGATCGCCGAGGTGGCCCGGTTCACCGAGCAGGACGCGGCCCGGCTGCTGGCCGACCCGGGCATCATCCGCAACCGGGCCAAGATCGAGGCCTCGATCGCCAACGCCCGGGCCGCCGAAGCCCTGGCCGGCGGCCTGGACGCGCTGGTCTGGCAGTTCGCCGGCGACCCGGACCGCCCGGCCCCGCGCACCCCGGCCGAGGTGCCGGCCGTGACGCCGGAGTCCACCGCGCTGGCCAAGGAGCTGAAGCGCAACGGCTTCCGGTTCGTCGGCCCGACCACCGTCTACGCGCTGATGCAGGCCTGCGGCCTGGTCAACGACCATCTGGCGGGCTGCCACGTGCGCCAGATGATCGGTTGA
- a CDS encoding DivIVA domain-containing protein produces the protein MFWVIVVAMAVVVGGAALVALGGGGSLPEAVHDRIAARLPQERPLTRTDVDEIRLPMAVRGYRMDEVDDVLDRLGAELAYRDTRIAELEAAVAAAAPGTGTVDDAPGPVDQK, from the coding sequence GTGTTCTGGGTGATCGTGGTGGCGATGGCCGTGGTGGTCGGCGGCGCCGCGCTGGTGGCGCTGGGCGGCGGTGGCTCGCTGCCGGAGGCCGTGCACGACCGGATCGCGGCCCGGCTGCCGCAGGAGCGCCCGCTCACCCGGACCGATGTGGACGAGATCCGGCTGCCGATGGCGGTGCGCGGCTACCGGATGGACGAGGTGGACGACGTGCTGGACCGCCTCGGCGCCGAACTCGCCTACCGGGACACCCGGATCGCCGAGCTGGAGGCGGCGGTCGCGGCCGCCGCGCCGGGCACCGGGACGGTCGACGACGCGCCCGGCCCCGTGGACCAGAAGTGA